The Corynebacterium tuberculostearicum genome window below encodes:
- the rplE gene encoding 50S ribosomal protein L5: MSENYTPRLKTRYREEIRKSLNDEFKYDNVMQIPGVTKVVVNMGVGEAARDSKVINGALEDLTAITGQKPQLRRAKKSIANFKLREGMPIGARVTLRGDRMWEFLDRLLTIALPRIRDFRGLSDQQFDGHGNYTFGLSEQSMFYEIDIDKIDRPRGMDITVVTTATNDDEGRKLLRELGFPFK, translated from the coding sequence ATCCGCAAGTCCCTGAATGACGAGTTCAAGTACGACAACGTCATGCAGATCCCTGGTGTCACCAAGGTTGTTGTCAACATGGGTGTTGGCGAAGCCGCACGTGACTCCAAGGTCATCAACGGCGCACTCGAGGACCTGACCGCTATTACCGGTCAGAAGCCGCAGCTGCGTCGCGCTAAGAAGTCCATCGCGAACTTCAAGCTCCGTGAGGGCATGCCTATCGGCGCACGCGTTACCCTGCGCGGCGACCGTATGTGGGAGTTCCTGGACCGCCTGCTGACCATCGCGCTGCCACGTATTCGTGACTTCCGCGGTCTGTCTGATCAGCAGTTCGACGGCCACGGTAACTACACCTTCGGCCTGTCCGAGCAGTCCATGTTCTACGAGATCGACATTGACAAGATCGATCGCCCTCGTGGTATGGACATCACCGTCGTTACCACCGCTACTAACGACGACGAGGGCCGCAAGCTCCTGCGCGAGCTCGGCTTCCCGTTCAAGTAA